The Bos taurus isolate L1 Dominette 01449 registration number 42190680 breed Hereford unplaced genomic scaffold, ARS-UCD2.0 Leftover_ScbfJmS_792, whole genome shotgun sequence genomic sequence CCGCTTGTATATTGTCCCTCCCCCTCCGGAGCTTCGGCGAGCCCTTCAGGAGGGTTGTGACTCAGCCGCCGGGCACGAGGCAGAGCTCTCAGATACCGGCTATGCTGGCGGCGACAGTCCCGGTGGCGCCGAGGCCTAGGGACGTCCTGCTGTCGCCGGAGATTGGTTCTCTAGGTTTCCGAGGAGGGTGATCGTCGCGGCTCTCCGGGGCCGAGCTCTGGGGTGCCCGGACCGGGTCGACCAGCATCTCCCCGTGCCCCTGTGGCCGCGGAGAAGGACCGGCCGGACCCTCCCTGGGCCGGGCCGCCGCggtgggcagggagagggtcTTCCCTGCCCGGAGCGCCTGGACTCGGGCTCGGCGGTCCGGACTCCTCCTGGGCCGCCCTCAGGAGCGTTTGCTTCGCCCTCGGCCCCGCTCCGGAGGTGGGGACCCGCCCGCCGGAGTCGTGAGGGTTGACGGGGAGAGGCGGGCGCGTGTGCGGCCGCCCCACCCCAACCCGTGGGGTCCGGTCGCCCGAGGCGTCTCCTGGCACACatgctgtttctttttcaaagtccCGATGGGTCCGGAGACGTGGATGGACCGGACCCTGCTTCCGCGGGTGGCCGGGGAGGGCGCGCCCGACCCTTCAGCGTGCCTTCGTGGGTCTCGGTCGTCGGATGCGACTTTGTctcacccctccccacctccctgaaTCCCGGTCAGGAGGTGGGGACCGGCTCGGGCCGTCCTGGGTGCCCCATCTAGGACGGTCTGGGTCCCGCCCGGGCGCGGTCCCTGGTCGGGGCCCGCTCGTCTCGTTGGAGGCGCCGCGCTGACGGTTCTTCCTTCTTGTTTCTTGATGCTCATCGAAGCCAAATCCCCGTTCGGAGACTCCGACGGACCGGTACCCCTACCCGTGTGGGCGAAGCGGGAGAGGGCGCCCCCGGCCAGCTCCCTCTCCCTTGGTGGGTGTCCGCGCCCCCACTTTGGCCATCGCGcgccccctccccctgctccccttCCCCCGGTCGACCAGAtgactccccccccccccccccccccccgccacgaGAGCTCCGGGCCTGGTGTTTATGGGGTAGCGCTGGGGACAGGTGGCCGGGCCAAGGTTCCGGGGGTCCTCCATGCGAGTCGTGGATGGGCCCCGCTGTCGGCTGCTGTCGTTTCGTCGCCCTTAATGGGCCTTTTTTACCACCAGGTAAGTGCTGACACGGTCTGCTTCGGTGTCTGCCGCCGAGGAAACTTTGGGTCTCTGGATGTACGCGGGGCTCTGGGCCTTCGGGCCGCCAGCTCTGGTCGCCGGTTCGGCCCTTGCCGCTGGAGCCGCCCGCCTGGGCCTGTGCGCCGGCTCCTGTGTGGCGTTGTCTGGCTGACCCGACTCGTGGTGCCACCTCCGGTCTCTGGGCGACCCGAGGGCGGCGGGGCGAGGCGCCGTGGGTCTTCTACCCTGTGCGCTCCCCGCTGCGGGCACCCGGTGAAGGCTGAGATGCGACCCCCGCCCTGTGGGCTCCGTGCCACGTGTCAGGCGTTCTCGAACCTCCTGGGGTCGTGGGCCGCTCTCGCCTGAGGCGAGGTGGGGGGCGGAGGTTGCCGGTGAGGCTTAAAGCGGGCCCCTCTGGTGACTGTCCTCGCCGTGCCTTCCCCCCGCTCCACCTTGGCTCATCCGATCGATGTGGTGTGGTCGTGCTCTCCCGGGCCGGGCCTAAGCCGTGCCAGACGAGGGACAGGTGTTCCCGGTGAACGTGTCTGCTCTTCTCGGTCTGTCCGCGGGGCCCCTCGCCTGACTTTTCCCCCCTGGCCgtcggggagggggaggaaggcgGGGGCTGGGTTGCGGCCTCTGGCCCTGACCTTCGGTCTCCTGTCCCCCGCCTCGGGGGGCGTCGGTGGGGGCCGTGGGTCTTCTGACACAGCAGATGCTCTCGCTTCGCCTTCCCGGCGTGTGCTCCGCGAGCGGCCCTCCCCGCGGTGGGGAGGGCTGTACCGCTGCTGCGCTGCGCCCCCCCCCGCGCGGGTGCGCGAGCGTGCCTCGTTGGACCCTCGGTGGTGCCCCTGGAGCGCTCCAGGTCGTCGCTCAGGTGCCTGAGGCCGAGCGGTGGTGTCGTTTCCCTTAACCCCGGTGTCCTCCTCGGGTCCCCACCgcggtggtgtgtgtgtgtcccgtGAGTGGGCTCTCTTTTGGGGGGGGTCGAGGCGGTAGGAGAGGCGTGCCTGTTCCCCTCGTCGTCGAGGCTGACGGGTGAGGCCTTGCAGGGGACGGGACGCGGGCTCTGCGCTGGCCCCGGCCACGCAGACGCTCCTGTGTTGGTGCTCCGCCTACCTGTACCGCagacccctcccaccccagctgaGGACTGGTGGCTCGTGGAGCGCCTCCGTGGGCCCGAAGGAGAGAGACGATCCGGGTGAGGGGCGGCGAGCCCTCGGTGAGAAAGCCTTCTCTAGCGATCCGAGAGGGAGCCTTGGGGTATCGGACCCCCCAGCTGCTGCCCCTCCTGCGTGCGCAGTGGCCGCCGTGGCGGCTGCCAAGAGCGCGTGGGCAGaacaccccgccccccacctcccctctgggggcggtggggggcgggTGCGCCGGCCCCGCGGTGGGGCCGTGTGCCGCTCGTTGCCTACCGCGGCCCGCGCCTCCCCGCTTCGAGTTGGGGGAGGGTCCCGCTGGGCCCCGCCGGGCGTCCGGCAGGTGGGGGGGACCGGAGCGTGCGTGCGCCGCGTGTGCGCGCGGTCGGCCCCCGCGGTGTGGTGAGCCTTGGGGCAAAGGGGGGAAGGTGTTGGGGGCGCGACGTCCGGTCGGCCCCGGCTTCCCCAGCCCCGCAGCCGTGGTGCGGGAGAGCCTATCGCGCCCGCCCTCTCCCCACGAGCCGCAGCCGGTGGCGGCGTGCGGTCGCGGTCGGGGCCGCCTCGCTCGAGAGCGTGATCCCCAGGATGTCGAGCCTCGGGGTGGCAGACTTAGATCGGAAGACGGATCTGTCGAGGACGGATGGCGGAAGATGGGTTTGGGCGGCTCGCCGGCCCTGGCGGCGGGGCCGGGTCGTGGGGGCCCGCTCTGGGGCTGGCCGGGACCGGTCGGCGTCCCAGGCGTGTCGCGGGACCGCCCTCGTGTGTGGGTGGCGGTGGGACCCCGCGCTGGTTTTCCTGGTGGCCCGGCCGTGTTCCCGGTGTCTTTGTGGTCCCCGGATGGCGCCCGCGGCCCTGTCCCGCGGCCCCCGCCGTGCGTGCTTGCCGGCCCCTCCCCGCCGCTGCCGGCCTCTCCTCCTCGTCCCGCGCGTGCGACCGCCCCGCGCTCCCTTCCCCTGTCTGGGGCCGAGCCGGCCTCGCCTCATGTGGGTGTCGTCCCCCGGCCTCCGTCGGCCGGTGGCGTCCCCGAGGCGGGGCGGCGCGCGGGGAGCTTTGCGCGTGTGGGGGACGTGGGGGCCGCCGGTGCGCGGCGGGAGAGCGTTCTCCCTGGCCGGCTTGCGGCTCTCGGGTGTGTGTTGGTGGCGGTGGGCGTGAGCCCCCGTGAGGGTGCCGGGGGGGCGCCAGTCCGTCGTCCCGGGCGTGCGGTGGGACCGTCCCTGTGCTGGGAGGCCTCCGGCGGTGAGATCCCGCGGTGGGCCCTGGCGGCCGACTCGCGCTTCCCCCTGCCCCAGCACGGGTCGCTTTGAGCCATGCCCCTCGCGGTGGCGCGCGGCCgccccaccaacaccgcccctGTTCCGTGGCGTTGGCCTCGCGTGGCCGCACCCCGTCGGTGCTCCTCTCCGTCTGTCCGTCCGCCTCAGTCCGCTCGCCGTCTGCTGCCTCCCGGGGCCGCGCCCTGGTGTGTCTCGCTTCCGGGCCCGCCGCGGTCCCGATCCGTTGCCCGTTTCGCCGCCGCCTGTCCGTCGCCGCCGTCGCGTGCTGGACGAGGGGGAGCTCCCGTgatctcccccctcccccgccccgccgcgGCCCCCCGCTCCGGTGCGCTCGCCCGAGCGCGGGTCGGGTCCCCGGTCTTGCCCACCGCGGGCCGGTCGCCGTGTCCTCGCCGGCCGGCGTCCCCCGCCCCTCTGGGGCGGGTGTGACGGCCGGACGCCGAGGGCGCGCGTCGGCCGTCCGCGGTGTGGCCTTGGCCGTGGTGGAGTCCCCCCCGGGGCGGGCGGGCTCGcggtgggggggggcgggtgcgggggtggagggagagggggctccgccgccctctccctccccctcctcggCCCTCCGCGCGGTGGCGGCGGTGCGCTGCGACCCTCGTGGACCGAGAGCGTGCGCGCGATCGGGCGTCCCCGCCGCGGCGCGGGACGGGGGGCGCGGCCGGGCCTCCCGGCCGGGCGAGCGCCCTCCcgccaccccccctcccccctggCTCCCTCGCCTCGCGGGTCTTCCGGCGCGCGTGCCGCGTCCGTGGCCTCTCCGCCCCGCCCCGCTTTCCCGGCACGCCCGGCTCCTCGTGCTCGCGCCCCTACCTGGTTGATCCTGCCAGTAGCATATGCTTGTCTCAAAGATTAAGCCATGCATGTCTAAGTACGCACGGCCGGTACAGTGAAACTGCGAATGGCTCATTAAATCAGTTATGGTTCCTTTGGTCGCTCGCTCCTCTCCTACTTGGATAACTGTGGTAATTCTAGAGCTAATACATGCCGACGGGCGCTGACCCCCTTCGCGGGGGGGATGCGTGCATTTATCAGATCAAAACCAACCCGGTCAGCCTCCTCCCGGCCCCGGCCGGGGGGCGGGCGCCGGCGGCTTTGGTGACTCTAGATAACCTCGGGCCGATCGCACGCCCCCCGTGGCGGCGACGACCCATTCGAACGTCTGCCCTATCAACTTTCGATGGTAGTCGCTGTGCCTACCATGGTGACCACGGGTGACGGGGAATCAGGGTTCGATTCCGGAGAGGGAGCCTGAGAAACGGCTACCACATCCAAGGAAGGCAGCAGGCGCGCAAATTACCCACTCCCGACCCGGGGAGGTAGTGACGAAAAATAACAATACAGGACTCTTTCGAGGCCCTGTAATTGGAATGAGTCCACTTTAAATCCTTCCGCGAGGATCCATTGGAGGGCAAGTCTGGTGCCAGCAGCCGCGGTAATTCCAGCTCCAATAGCGTATATTAAAGTTGCTGCAGTTAAAAAGCTCGTAGTTGGATCTTGGGAGCGGGCGGGCGGTCCGCCGCGAGGCGAGCCACCGCCCGTCCCCGCCCCTTGCCTCTCGGCGCCCCCTCGATGCTCTTAGCTGAGTGTCTGGCGTGGCCCTTGTTGCTCTCCCTTTCTTCCCTGGAGGGTCGGGTCGACCAGCCGGCCGGGCAGCACTTGGCCTCGGGAGGGCGTGCACGGCCGGTACGGCCGCACTTGGCCTCCAGAGGGCGGGCGAGCCCGGTCGACCAGCCGGCCCGGCGGCACTTGGCCTCGGGAGGACGGGCGCGGCGGTCGACCAGCCGGCCCGGCGGCATGGCCTCCAGAGGGCGGGCGAGCCCGGTCGACCAGCCGGCCCGGCGGCACTTGGCCTCGGGAGGGCGGGCGCGGCCGGTCGACCAGCCGGCCCGGCGGCACTTGGCCTCGGGAGGACGGGCGCGGCCCGGTCGACCAGCCGGCCCGGCGGCATGGCCTCCAGAGGGCGGGCAAGCCCGGTCGACCCAGCAGGCCCGGCGGCCACTTGGCTTCGGGAGGGCGGGCCGCGGCCGGTCGACCAGCCGGCCCGGCGGCACTTGGCCTCGGAGGGCGGGCGCGGCCGGTCGACCAGCCGGCCCGGCAGCACTTGGCCTCGGGAGGGCGGGCGCGGCCGGTCGACCAGCAGGCCCGGCGGCACTTGGCTTCGGGAGGGCGGGCGCGGCCGGTCGACCAGCCGGCCCGGTGGCACTTGGCCTCCGGAGGTCGGGCGAGCACGGTCGACCAGCCAGCACGGCGGCACTTGGCCTCGGGGGGGCGTGCGCGGGCGGTCGACCAGCCGGCCCGGCGGCACTTGGCCTCTTCCTGGTCAATTCTCTGAACGATGTGCCCTTAAGGGCTGGAGTTGGCCTCGGCGTGCTGAGCCGCGACATGGACCCTCTCTCTGAcgtttgtattttcttttcagatGAATCGAGCTGGTTGGTTGAGGTTATGTATGTGATGAGTGCGTgcttttgccttttgtttcatcGCCACAATATGAGTGCGTATTTCTAACGTGAAGGTCTTTATTTGTCATGCTGAATGTTTTTGCTGAAAGAGTCCGGGGGGGTCGGGGTCGGGGTCGGGTCGGGGGTCGTTAGGGTTAGGGTCCGGTTAGGTtgtttagggtttagggttagggttagggtgggttaggggttagggttagggtcagggttaggTAGGGtcagggtcgggggtggggggggtaggggtcggggttagggttagggttagggtaggtcGGGGTAGGGTCGGGTCGGTAGGGTAGGGTGGGGTAGGGTAGGGtagggtcagggttagggttagggttagggttagggtttagggtttgGGGTTTAGGttgttaggttagggttagggtttttAGGGTTAGGTTGGGTTTAGGGttgtagggttagggttagggttagggttagggttagggttagggttagggtttttagggttagggtttgggttagggttaggttaggttagggttagggtttaggggttaggttaggttagggttagggttagggttagggtttagggttagggttagggttagggttagggttaggggttagggttagggttagggtttagggttagggttagggttagggttaggggttagggttagggttagggttagggttagggttagggttagggttagggttagggttagggttaggggttagggttagggttagggttagggttagggggttGGGTTGGGGGTTGGGGTTGGGTTGGGTTGGGGGGTTGGGTTGGGGTTGGGGTTAGGGTTGGGgttggggttagggttagggttagggttaggggttaggggttagggttagggttagggttagggttagggttagggttagggttagggttaggggttagggttaggttagagGTTAGGTTAGGGTTTAGGTTAGTTAGGTTGTTAGGGTGGTTAGGGTTAGGCGTCTCAGGGTTAGGTTAgtttaggttagggttagggttaggttacgttagggttagggttaggttagggttagggtttaggttaggttagggttatTGGTTAGTTAGGTTAGGTTAGTGTTAGGCGTTAGCGAGTTCAGTGTTATTGGGTTAGTCTAGGTTAGGTTAGTTAGGGGTTCAGTGTTAGGTGACNNNNNNNNNNNNNNNNNNNNNNNNNACCCAGACCATGGTATGCCTCTACTACTGTAATCATTCGAACCAGAAACTCAGCCCTGCCTGACCACTATGGGTCCAATCTGCGTCATTTTATCAGATGGAAGACTTGAGGCTCAGCACTGCGGAGGTCTTGCTCAAGGCTTTGACCTTCCTACACCCAGATTTCCCCCACAATGATACCCTACAGGGGCCTACCTTGGCTCATGAGTCTTCACTGTGTAAGCGACTTGGAGAGCTACTTAAGGAGGGACAATATTTTGGCAAACAGGCATAAGAACCGATTTGCTCTACTTGGGTCCATGTCATATAATTGTTGTTCCCAGTTGCCAGATTGCATCCCACTCCCTTTGTTTTGTGACCCCCAGGACTTGCGACGCCAGTCCTcgtgttcttcaccatctcctgagctggctcaaactcatggcccACTTGATCACTGATGCCCATCCAAAACTATCTCATCCTCCTGtcggtccccttctcctcccaccttcatcgTTTCCCAGCATCGAGGCGTCGTTTTTCCGATGCaaagttgactctttgcaattcagGGTGGGGgtagagtaatttttttttttggagcctTGCAGgcattttcagcatcagtcctctccCACTGAGTACTCATTATAATAATACCACTGGTATCCTAGAAATTCAACGTTCAAACACTTTACAGGAGGACACATCCAAACCCTCCTGCTGTCCCTGAAAAGTGGGTGTTCTTATAccattttccaaatgaggaaactaagttcAGGACCAGATTTCATTTGCTCATCAAAGATGCCCCATAGACTGTGCCCACCTTTATCAATGGCCAGTTGTACAAGTTCTAGGTATAACGTAAGATCTCAGAACCCCTAACACCCTGATAGTCTACTAATAACACGCTCAtacctttatttctcatgtggaCCGCCCCTCTTTACAATGAGGCAACAGGCACACAAAGGGTACCATGCACGTTCCTCTTTTCCACTTTGTCCTGTGAAGCTCTCGACAGTGCTCATCTCGAGTCTTAGCTCACTGGGTGTTCTAACCACTGCCTTTATGCTCAAGTTTCTCCAGCCCTGATGATTAGTACTACATCTCTAAATTTTCCAAGGTAAACGTTCGGGCCACACCCGGCCTCGCTCGAGGGCCGACACCTCTTCAAGGGAGACCATATCGCAGCGCTCTTGTTGCGCCGAGATTTTACCCTTCTTTCGCCCAAGGAGGCAAGGGGGACTGGACAAGGAAACGGAATGTGTTCCTGCACTTCAGAGTCGAAGCGCTGTGGTCCGCTCCCGGCCACGGCTCATTCAAGCCTCTCGATTCCAGTGGACTACGAGAGCCCTTCTTTATCCTGTGCAGACTTTAATATTTACGCACTATCCTATCTGCGATGCGATGTACAAAGATGTATATCCGCAGGGTTGCTGCCTTCTCTTTAGTGTGTGAGAGGCACTACCAGACTTTTCGCCCTAAGATTTTTGAGATCCATCGGCGAAAGTAGTTGTATTAGGGAACTCAAACCTCTCGCAATTGAACGAGTCCGAGTCTCCCTCTGCGAAAGGGAAGATGTGCCGTAGTTCTCCATGCTTTAATTGTGCTCGGTAGTTGTATCGTCACCACGTGCAAAGACTCCCGGCAAGCTTCGAAGGATGCCGACCGCTGCTGGCTGTACAAACTCACGGGCTATCTTGGCGGGGCGCGCGCTCCTGTTCTGCCTTCCTTGGAGGTCTAGAGGCAATAAGCCCGTTTCTCAGGGGCTCCCCATCCCTCTTCACTTGCCAAAATCCGAACCAGGCACTGAATTCCCCATGGCCAAACCCCGCTGTTGTCACCATTGCGTAGAGCACAGCGGCCACTACTCAGAGAAGGTTAAAGTCATAACGGTCAGGCGGCCGACTTCGATATGGGTCGTACGGTCGCGAGCCCACGGGGAGCGTAGACGAATCGCCCCCCCCCATTCCCCCCACACCGACAGCCTGCAGGTTAATACTAGTCAAACCAAAAGCTCGTCCGGCGCGCCCGCCCCGTCGCCGGCCCGGTTGCAGCGCCCGTCGAGTAGGAAGCGCCGTGAACGACGCGAGGATCTGACCGGAGTAATATGGTATTTGGAGGGTACTGATAAAATGACAACGCACACTCCCACCCCCCGCGCCAAGGAGGCATCACGCGACCGTCAACGGCCAGATTGTATAAGTAGCTCGTATGGACCATAGCCAGTTCACAGCGCTGGAAGATATCCAAGTAGGAAGAGAACCCGCGCGCAGCGAAACACCAAAGGAACGGCAAATATCTGAATTTGTACAATAGCCCATTATCGCCAGATTTCACGACCTGTAACCGGAGCCGTGCGGACGGACCACGGAACTGGAATACCATAGACATGCATGGCTTAATCTTTGAGACAAGCATATGCTACTGGCAGGATCAACCAGGTAGGGGCGCGAGCACGAGGAGCCGGGCGTGCCGGGAAAGCGGGGCGGGGCGGAGAGGCCACGGACGCGGCACGCGCGCCGGAAGACCCGCGAGGCGAGGGAGCcaggggggaggggggggtggcGGGAGGGCGCTCGCCCGGCCGGGAGGCCCGGCCGCGCCCCCCGTCCCGCGCCGCGGCGGGGACGCCCGATCGCGCGCACGCTCTCGGTCCACGAGGGTCGCAGCGCACCGCCGCCACCGCGCGGAGGGccgaggagggggagggagagggcggcggagccccctctccctccacccccgcacccgcccccccccaccgCGAGCCCGCCCGCCCCGGGGGGGACTCCACCACGGCCAAGGCCACACCGCGGACGGCCGACGCGCGCCCTCGGCGTCCGGCCGTCACACCCGCCCCAGAGGGGCGGGGGACGCCGGCCGGCGAGGACACGGCGACCGGCCCGCGGTGGGCAAGACCGGGGACCCGACCCGCGCTCGGGCGAGCGCACCGGAGCG encodes the following:
- the LOC132344794 gene encoding collagen alpha-1(I) chain-like, encoding MVSLEEVSALERGRRIDQEEAKCRRAGWSTARARPPEAKCRRAGWSTVLARPPEAKCHRAGWSTGRARPPEAKCRRACWSTGRARPPEAKCCRAGWSTGRARPPRPSAAGPAGRPAAARPPEAKWPPGLLGRPGLPALWRPCRRAGWSTGPRPSSRGQVPPGRLVDRPRPPSRGQVPPGRLVDRARPPSGGHAAGPAGRPPRPSSRGQVPPGRLVDRARPPSGGQVRPYRPCTPSRGQPARPGGDSTTAKATPRTADARPRRPAVTPAPEGRGTPAGEDTATGPRWHATAATDRRRRNGQRIGTAAGPEARHTRARPREAADGERTEADGQTERSTDGGEARVGRQGPPRDLTAGGLPAQGRSHRTPGTTDWRPPGTLTGAHAHRHQHTPESRKPARENALPPRTGGPHVPHTRKAPRAPPRLGDATGRRRPGDDTHMRSVFRSKSATPRLDILGITLSSEAAPTATARRHRLRLAHHTAGADRAHTRRTHAPVPPTCRTPGGAQRDPPPTRSGEARAAVGNERHTAPPRGRRTRPPPPPEGSRHGGHCARRRGSSWGVRYPKAPSRIAREGFLTEGSPPLTRIVSLLRAHGGAPRATSPQLGWEGSAVQRAHSRDTHTPPRWGPEEDTGVKGNDTTARPQAPERRPGALQGHHRGSNEARSRTRAGGGAAQQRYSPPHRGEGRSRSTRREGEARASAVSEDPRPPPTPPEAGDRRPKVRARGRNPAPAFLPLPDGQGGKVRRGAPRTDREEQTRSPGTPVPRLARLRPGPGEHDHTTSIG